From the genome of Scytonema hofmannii PCC 7110, one region includes:
- a CDS encoding BlaI/MecI/CopY family transcriptional regulator: MAPLPNYRPKQLSLGPLEAEILSIIWELSSATVKDVHDRILADPNRELAYTSVTTVLRRLTDKGWLACDKKGRAFYWRPLVTQHQAEMIRAHEQLRRFLAVGNPDVVAAFADSLDEAATEQIQAIAKRIQAARQAREEK, translated from the coding sequence ATGGCACCATTACCAAACTACCGCCCCAAACAACTGTCCTTAGGTCCCTTAGAAGCAGAGATTTTGAGTATTATTTGGGAACTCAGTTCGGCTACAGTTAAGGATGTACACGATCGCATCTTAGCCGATCCCAATCGAGAGTTAGCATACACGTCGGTGACCACCGTGTTGCGTCGCCTCACAGACAAAGGTTGGCTAGCCTGCGACAAAAAAGGGCGAGCGTTTTATTGGCGACCATTAGTCACACAGCACCAAGCAGAGATGATTCGAGCACACGAGCAGCTACGACGATTTTTAGCGGTAGGTAACCCTGATGTAGTTGCTGCTTTTGCTGATAGTCTTGATGAAGCTGCTACCGAACAAATACAAGCGATCGCAAAACGCATTCAAGCTGCACGCCAAGCCAGGGAGGAGAAATAA